One Amaranthus tricolor cultivar Red isolate AtriRed21 chromosome 1, ASM2621246v1, whole genome shotgun sequence DNA window includes the following coding sequences:
- the LOC130805522 gene encoding uncharacterized protein LOC130805522 produces the protein MESDLSLLDDSLLQQLLPDDISTFTCSPLQLPPRIPKSHATSSPLSLSSINTNSKNVNPCDEIQGTNSIKENLHNNDKKSGGHNLSLEPQKMKRSKKAGGYNLRKSLAWDKAFFTEEGVLNDSELSMISGTIADPDSLSVVDQHEQDSFSVNYGSISGSTDVGISEDMFKDLPSSYPNKKIDTISSSMKRDSLNGGSFASASKSLHKVSPSCDLKRVLCKGEVGSSPMTSVSQKRLLNTGTKQNLTRNSKIPKVPVSKKRSCVPPMTPIHIASSLKCTESAQPAPQTSLSSNLSSKLKQQAYGAAKLLEHIPKSIKPCADVGNNVTNLTPQMHSLMSHKAQHSTKERKSSENNSSQRLLTDGTNMVKSSDTTALSHVHSLNAGSSGSNPQVQGIKPSGLRMPSPSLRFFCETKASVSNTLPHVNSRLTNLFKSNIPTSRKPEVAGHIHDFKPMQPLQGSPDVDSIGKEGPCIQNKDKFSTSSIVVPKVHAKNIQDKCNQETVELQVPQKDKNLERTSKQLRYNDLDAFQNPNNDQAHSFLKVEEKGAKNGKSNTIHEELKETNAEATIHFQETRTADICMLDDYHESYSEIFCETKTEAQSRISEDVKVKSLISNNDVSLDSQTNSDSHHNLMLVSDSNPSSSMRVDDETSGNRNSCGLDCTDSRRAIEMQLIERDFLANGFSAKLDVDHSAALVCIGGILAVQDTISTDEVSVVNDSTEQVEAIENYESQKRQSTNSGNSDNKDLCMVNLEVADLSKHSASTSQGFLNEESCEFIHLCKSNHGEYQPQHSNHGIVDNCASAYGASVAYHQFTENIEDMHSEVGKQTILSTKLPAKEMMLQNYEADMCSKLLLDSSGHINEENINATSSDVLVQVSNSSQEVKDPTDSLSCLPNESSIQTTPMEFKSFGMKSKEQNDTTNLDNVESFCSINKHELSPKDVSISASVEEDVDSEKDVCNQSSIESTTDMPQHVDTLRDQITYNTEDIEDNGIIIGKMTDQKLMRPPPDAVPFSDEWLAAIESAGEEILTLKTGAVKHSPPDKSVPEPSPWSPVKRKNNQVIGPFDCTKYTNN, from the exons CTCTTTCTCTTTCCTCCATTAACACTAACA GTAAAAACGTTAACCCCTGTGATGAAATACAAGGGACTAACAGCATTAAAGAAAATCttcataataatgataaaaagtCTGGAGGTCATAACCTTAGTTTAGAACCACAAAAAATGAAGCGGAGCAAAAAGGCTGGTGGCTACAATTTGAGGAAAAGCTTGGCATGGGACAAAGCATTTTTCACAGAAGAAG GTGTCCTCAATGATTCAGAGTTATCTATGATTAGTGGGACCATAGCTGATCCAGACAGTCTTTCTGTTGTAGATCAACACGAACAGGATTCTTTTAGCGTGAACTATGGTAGCATTTCTGGTTCAACTGATGTGGGAATTTCTGAAGATATGTTCAAAGATTTGCCTTCGAGCTACCCCAACAAAAAAATTGATACTATTAGTTCATCTATGAAACGCGATTCCTTAAATGGTGGTAGTTTTGCTTCAGCTTCCAAA TCCTTACACAAGGTATCTCCAAGTTGCGATCTGAAAAGAGTTCTTTGTAAAGGGGAAGTTGGCTCTTCTCCTATGACTTCTGTTTC TCAGAAAAGGCTTTTGAACACTGGAACAAAACAGAATTTGACTAGAAACTCTAAAATTCCTAAAGTTCCAGTTTCAAAGAAAAGATCTTGTGTGCCTCCCATGACACCTATTCATATAGCAAGCAGCTTGAAGTGTACAGAAAGCGCTCAACCAG CACCTCAGACAAGTTTAAGCTCAAATCtatcatcaaaactcaaacaACAAGCTTATGGCGCAGCAAAGCTTTTGGAGCACATACCTAAATCTATCAAGCCTTGTGCTGATGTTGGAAATAATGTG ACAAACTTAACTCCGCAAATGCATTCACTTATGAGCCACAAAGCTCAACACTCTACTAAAGAGAGAAAAAGTTCCGAAAACAATTCAAGCCAACGTCTTTTGACTGATGGGACAAATATGGTCAAGTCCTCTGATACTACAGCCTTGTCACATGTTCACTCTTTGAATGCTGGTTCTAGTGGAAGCAATCCTCAAGTTCAAGGAATAAAGCCATCAGGACTACGTATGCCTTCACCATCTCTTAGGTTTTTCTGTGAG ACTAAAGCATCTGTTTCAAATACTTTACCACATGTCAATAGTAGGCTGACTAACCTCTTCAAGTCTAACATTCCAACTTCAAGGAAACCTGAAGTTGCCGGTCATATCCATGACTTCAAGCCAATGCAGCCGTTACAGGGATCTCCTGATGTTGATTCAATAGGGAAAGAAGGACCGTGCATTCagaataaagataaattttcaacTTCATCAATTGTCGTGCCCAAAGTGCATGCCAAAAATATACAAGACAAATGCAATCAGGAGACAGTTGAACTTCAAGTTCCACAAAAAGACAAGAACCTGGAACGAACAAGCAAGCAATTAAGGTACAATGATCTAGATGCTTTTCAAAACCCAAACAATGATCAGGCACATAGTTTTTTGAAGGTTGAGGAAAAGGGCGCCAAGAATGGAAAATCGAATACCATTCATGAAGAACTCAAGGAAACCAACGCAGAAGCCACCATTCATTTCCAAGAAACAAGAACTGCTGATATATGTATGTTAGATGATTATCATGAATCTTATTCAGAAATATTTTGTGAAACAAAGACAGAAGCTCAATCACGAATATCTGAAGATGTGAAAGTAAAATCTTTAATCTCAAATAACGATGTTAGTCTTGACTCGCAAACCAATTCAGACAGTCATCACAACTTGATGTTGGTTTCTGATAGCAACCCATCAAGCAGCATGCGTGTGGATGATGAAACTTCTGGTAACAGAAATAGCTGCGGTCTTGACTGCACTGATAGTCGCAGAGCCATTGAGATGCAACTTATTGAAAGAGACTTTCTTGCAAATGGATTCTCTGCAAAATTGGACGTGGATCACTCTGCTGCTCTGGTATGCATAGGTGGCATTTTGGCTGTCCAGGACACTATTTCTACTGATGAGGTCAGTGTAGTAAATGATTCTACTGAACAAGTTGAAGCGATTGAGAATTATGAATCACAAAAGAGACAATCCACAAACTCTGGAAATTCTGACAACAAAGACTTATGTATGGTCAATTTGGAAGTTGCAGATCTGTCCAAGCACAGTGCTTCAACTTCACAAGGATTTCTCAATGAGGAATCTTGTGAATTTATTCATTTATGCAAGTCAAATCATGGTGAATACCAACCCCAGCACTCTAACCACGGAATAGTTGACAATTGTGCTTCTGCATACGGTGCTTCAGTAGCTTATCATCAATTCACAGAAAATATTGAAGATATGCACTCTGAAGTAGGCAAGCAGACAATCTTGAGTACTAAGTTGCCAGCCAAGGAGATGATGCTGCAGAATTATGAGGCAGATATGTGCAGTAAACTGTTACTGGACAGTTCTGGCCATATAAATGAAGAAAATATTAATGCTACGAGTTCTGATGTTTTGGTTCAAGTGAGCAACAGTTCGCAGGAAGTTAAGGACCCAACTGATTCGCTTAGCTGCCTCCCCAATGAGTCTAGCATTCAAACTACTCCTATGGAATTTAAATCATTTGGAATGAAAAGCAAGGAACAGAATGATACAACCAATCTTGATAATGTAGAGTCTTTTTGTTCAATCAATAAACACGAATTATCTCCTAAAGATGTGTCGATAAGTGCAAGTGTTGAGGAAGATGTTGATTCAGAAAAGGATGTTTGCAATCAGTCATCAATAGAATCTACGACAGATATGCCCCAGCATGTTGATACTTTACGTGATCAGATCACATACAACACAGAAGATATAGAAGACAACGGTATAATTATAGGAAA GATGACAGACCAGAAGTTGATGAGACCACCACCAGATGCTGTTCCATTCTCAGATGAGTGGCTAGCTGCTATCGAATCTGCTGGGGAG GAAATTTTGACGTTAAAGACCGGTGCTGTAAAGCATTCGCCTCCAGACAAGTCAGTTCCTGAGCCTAGCCCATGGTCTCCG GTGAAACGGAAGAATAATCAAGTGATTGGACCTTTTGACTGCACTAAATACACAAACAATTAA